In Collimonas arenae, a single genomic region encodes these proteins:
- a CDS encoding amidohydrolase family protein, whose amino-acid sequence MDLLIRNAALPSGRTGVDIAIAGGRINAVGVALAVNADQVIDAGGNLVTPPFVDAHFHMDATLSYGLPRVNSSGTLLEGIALWGELKPALTQEALFARAMQYCDWAVARGLLAIRSHVDICDDRLLAVEALLQVKRRVAPYLDLQLVAFPQDGLLRSPRAFANLKRAIAMGVDVVGGIPHFERTMADGAESIRLLCEFAAEKGLRVDMHCDESDDPMSRHIETLAFHTQRLGLHGLVAGSHLTSMHSMDNYYVSKLLPLIREAGVAAIANPLINITLQGRHDSYPKRRGMTRVPEMLAAGIDVAFGHDCVMDPWYSLGSGDMLEVAHMGLHVAQMTGQDAMHECFMAVTETPARILGLGGYGLTPGCNADLVVLDAGCTVEAIRLRAGRRYVIRRGKIISQSPAAQATLTLPGRPPLVDFRLHSA is encoded by the coding sequence ATGGATCTGTTAATTCGAAATGCCGCGCTACCGAGCGGCAGGACCGGTGTCGACATTGCCATTGCCGGGGGGCGCATCAATGCGGTCGGCGTGGCGCTGGCGGTTAATGCCGACCAAGTGATCGACGCTGGCGGCAATCTGGTGACGCCGCCGTTTGTCGATGCCCACTTTCACATGGATGCGACCCTGAGCTATGGCCTGCCGCGCGTCAACAGTTCCGGCACGCTGCTGGAAGGCATTGCGTTGTGGGGCGAGCTGAAGCCGGCGCTGACGCAGGAAGCCTTGTTCGCCCGCGCCATGCAGTATTGCGACTGGGCGGTGGCGCGCGGTTTGCTGGCGATCCGTTCGCATGTCGATATTTGCGACGATCGTTTGCTGGCGGTGGAAGCCCTGTTGCAAGTCAAGCGCCGGGTGGCGCCGTATCTGGATTTGCAGTTGGTGGCTTTTCCGCAAGACGGCTTGCTGCGCAGCCCGCGCGCTTTCGCCAACCTGAAACGGGCGATCGCCATGGGCGTCGACGTGGTGGGCGGCATACCGCATTTTGAACGGACCATGGCGGACGGCGCGGAATCGATCCGCCTGCTATGCGAGTTCGCTGCCGAAAAGGGCTTGCGCGTCGACATGCATTGCGATGAATCGGATGACCCGATGTCGCGCCATATCGAAACCCTGGCGTTCCATACACAGCGGCTTGGCTTGCACGGCCTGGTTGCCGGTTCGCACCTGACTTCGATGCATTCGATGGATAACTACTATGTCAGCAAACTGCTGCCGCTGATCCGCGAAGCCGGGGTGGCGGCGATCGCCAATCCGCTGATCAACATCACCTTGCAAGGCCGTCACGACAGCTACCCTAAGCGGCGCGGCATGACGCGCGTGCCGGAAATGCTGGCGGCCGGCATCGATGTCGCCTTCGGCCACGATTGCGTGATGGACCCCTGGTACAGCCTGGGTTCCGGCGACATGCTGGAGGTGGCGCACATGGGCCTGCATGTAGCGCAGATGACCGGGCAGGATGCGATGCACGAGTGTTTCATGGCAGTGACGGAAACTCCGGCGCGGATACTGGGGCTTGGCGGTTATGGCTTGACGCCTGGCTGCAACGCCGATCTGGTGGTGCTGGATGCGGGTTGCACGGTCGAGGCTATCCGCTTGCGCGCCGGCAGAAGATATGTAATCCGGCGCGGCAAGATTATCAGCCAGTCACCGGCGGCGCAGGCGACATTGACGTTGCCGGGGCGGCCGCCATTGGTTGACTTTCGCTTGCATTCCGCCTGA
- a CDS encoding glycine betaine ABC transporter substrate-binding protein produces the protein MKLIRTLCCLVAILACFTNAVVAAAESKPVIKIGYVEGWSDSVATTYVAAQIIRRDLGYEVKLIPVSAGLMWQGVARGDLDATMSAWLPTTQGAYYEKLKDKVVNLGVNFPGARIGLIVPAYVNASSIADLPAQKEAFDGRIVGIDAGAGVMTKTELAIKEYGLDYKLLPSSGSGMVAELERSIRNNKAIAVTGWVPHWMFAKWKLKFLDDPKKVYGEAEHVDSIANPGLEAKARPVNDLLKNFSWKPGEIDSVMLAVENGAKPEVAAKQWVDVHPQRVSEWLQK, from the coding sequence ATGAAATTGATACGGACATTATGCTGTCTTGTTGCAATTCTGGCTTGTTTCACAAATGCCGTAGTGGCGGCGGCTGAGAGCAAACCGGTCATCAAGATCGGTTACGTGGAAGGCTGGTCGGATAGTGTCGCAACGACTTATGTCGCGGCGCAGATCATTCGTCGGGATCTTGGCTACGAAGTGAAGCTGATCCCGGTTTCCGCTGGCTTGATGTGGCAGGGCGTGGCGCGTGGCGATCTGGATGCCACCATGTCGGCATGGTTGCCGACTACCCAGGGCGCCTATTACGAAAAACTGAAAGATAAGGTGGTCAACCTCGGCGTCAATTTTCCGGGCGCGAGGATAGGACTGATCGTGCCGGCGTATGTCAACGCTAGCAGCATCGCCGATCTGCCTGCGCAGAAAGAGGCTTTCGATGGCCGCATCGTCGGTATCGATGCCGGCGCCGGCGTCATGACCAAGACCGAGCTGGCGATCAAGGAGTACGGTCTGGACTACAAACTGTTGCCGAGTTCCGGCAGCGGTATGGTGGCCGAGCTTGAGCGCTCGATCAGGAACAACAAGGCGATTGCGGTCACCGGCTGGGTACCGCACTGGATGTTCGCCAAGTGGAAACTCAAGTTCCTGGACGATCCGAAGAAAGTCTATGGCGAAGCCGAGCATGTCGACAGTATCGCCAATCCCGGCCTGGAGGCGAAGGCCAGGCCGGTCAACGATCTGCTGAAGAATTTCTCATGGAAACCGGGAGAGATCGATAGCGTCATGCTGGCGGTGGAAAACGGCGCCAAGCCGGAAGTCGCCGCCAAGCAGTGGGTCGATGTGCATCCGCAGCGCGTCAGCGAATGGCTGCAGAAGTAA
- a CDS encoding aromatic ring-hydroxylating oxygenase subunit alpha, translating into MHHMEKKLKVSKEIQSLIAERLPGHSLDAPFYLSPEIFDLDIREIFSKHWIHVAVEPDIPEPGDYVTVEIGLNSIVVVRDDDMAVRAYHNVCRHRGARLCSEHKGSVGNLVCPYHQWTYNIGGELIYAEHMGEKFDRSKHSLKSVHVENLAGLIFICLAEQPPQDFSVMRDAMAPYLLPHGLKDCKIAKQVDLIEEGNWKLTMENNRECYHCATNHPELTASLFEFGFGYQSAPGNAEQIAEFNRLAAERCGEWERGGLPSAEIERLDELVTGFRTQRLPLDRAGESQTLDGKVASGKLLGEFERADLGGLSFWTQPNSWHHFMSDHIVSFSVLPLSAERTLVRTKWLVHKDAREGIDYQLDNLTAVWNATNDQDKRLVELSQQGARSSAYQPGPYSPFTEGLVEKFCTWYIGRLSAGLAEQSAGSPVTMLRRID; encoded by the coding sequence ATGCATCACATGGAGAAGAAATTGAAAGTGTCTAAAGAGATCCAATCACTGATCGCCGAGCGCCTGCCGGGGCATAGCCTGGACGCGCCGTTTTACCTTAGCCCGGAAATCTTCGATCTGGATATCCGGGAGATTTTCAGCAAGCATTGGATCCATGTCGCAGTTGAGCCGGATATTCCCGAGCCGGGCGATTACGTCACAGTTGAGATCGGTCTCAATTCCATCGTGGTGGTGCGTGACGACGACATGGCGGTGCGCGCCTATCACAATGTATGCCGCCATCGCGGCGCGCGCCTGTGCTCGGAACACAAAGGCTCGGTTGGTAACCTGGTCTGCCCCTACCATCAATGGACCTACAACATCGGTGGAGAGTTGATCTATGCCGAGCACATGGGTGAGAAATTCGACCGCTCCAAGCACAGTCTCAAATCCGTTCATGTGGAGAACCTGGCGGGGCTGATTTTCATCTGCCTGGCGGAACAACCACCGCAGGATTTTTCCGTAATGCGCGACGCCATGGCGCCATATCTGCTGCCGCACGGGCTGAAGGATTGCAAGATCGCCAAGCAGGTTGACCTGATCGAAGAGGGCAACTGGAAGCTGACCATGGAAAATAACCGCGAGTGTTATCACTGTGCGACCAACCATCCGGAACTGACGGCGTCGCTGTTCGAGTTCGGTTTCGGTTATCAGTCCGCGCCTGGTAATGCCGAACAGATCGCGGAATTCAACCGCTTGGCGGCGGAGCGCTGCGGCGAGTGGGAGCGCGGCGGCTTGCCTTCCGCAGAGATAGAACGGCTGGACGAACTTGTTACCGGTTTTCGAACCCAGCGCTTGCCGCTGGACCGCGCCGGCGAATCGCAAACGCTGGACGGCAAGGTTGCTTCCGGCAAGTTGCTGGGAGAGTTCGAACGCGCCGACCTGGGAGGGCTGTCGTTCTGGACCCAGCCCAATTCCTGGCATCACTTCATGAGCGACCACATCGTCAGTTTTTCGGTCCTGCCCCTGTCGGCTGAACGTACGCTGGTACGCACAAAGTGGCTGGTGCATAAAGATGCGCGTGAAGGCATCGACTATCAGCTCGACAACCTGACTGCGGTATGGAACGCGACCAATGACCAGGACAAGCGACTGGTCGAGTTGTCGCAGCAAGGAGCGCGCAGCAGCGCTTATCAGCCCGGACCCTATTCGCCATTTACCGAAGGCTTGGTGGAAAAATTCTGTACCTGGTATATCGGCCGCTTGTCAGCCGGCCTGGCGGAACAGTCGGCGGGTAGCCCGGTGACCATGCTGCGGAGAATCGATTGA
- a CDS encoding efflux transporter outer membrane subunit: protein MKNITMYPTIAVLAGSLLAGCTALHTPYQQPPLATPANWQNLPPQTAGDATLHDRWWRRFNDPQLNQLVELALARNNDLAAAAILVRRAQLQAGLAVTNPTVSLGFSTSNSRNLGGTSNNLPGLPGAPASSHSQSLSASVAYEVDLWGKLASQRDAAQWEALATVEDRDSTALALVGTTAGLYWKIANLQQRIALSEQSIAYVAKILELVRVQYDAGAVSSLEVLEAERSLASQQASHTQLLQELVETRTALAILFDGPPETLDNRQYQLAVATVPAVEAGLPSELLARRPDLRAAELRLRKTLSGAGAVRAGYYPSFTLTGTLGSGSSSLQNLLQNPLATLASSLTFPFLQWNQMQLNIAVSKTDYEKASIDFRQTFYKALGDVENALSARSQFQAQGLKLEQSLAAAKRIENLYQERYRAGSVALKIWLDAQETLRSAEIAVADNNLNLLNSQVKLYQALGGDMVDTQASPANEERPVALRRADNPADATLQ from the coding sequence ATGAAAAATATCACCATGTACCCGACAATCGCCGTGCTTGCCGGTAGCCTGCTGGCAGGCTGTACTGCCTTGCATACGCCCTACCAGCAACCACCGTTAGCCACACCGGCGAACTGGCAGAATCTACCTCCGCAAACTGCTGGCGACGCAACCCTGCACGACCGCTGGTGGCGGCGCTTCAACGATCCTCAATTGAACCAGCTGGTCGAGCTGGCGCTCGCTCGCAACAATGACTTGGCGGCGGCGGCCATCCTGGTGCGCCGCGCGCAATTGCAAGCCGGCTTGGCGGTCACCAATCCGACAGTATCGCTAGGATTCAGCACCAGCAATAGCCGCAACCTGGGCGGTACGTCGAATAACTTGCCGGGCCTCCCCGGCGCCCCGGCCAGCAGCCATAGCCAGTCGTTGAGCGCCAGCGTCGCCTATGAAGTCGACCTGTGGGGCAAGCTGGCCAGCCAGCGCGACGCCGCGCAATGGGAAGCGCTGGCGACTGTGGAAGACCGCGACAGCACGGCCCTGGCGCTGGTCGGCACAACCGCCGGCCTGTACTGGAAAATCGCCAACCTGCAGCAACGCATCGCTCTCAGTGAACAAAGCATCGCTTATGTCGCCAAGATCCTGGAACTGGTCCGTGTGCAATACGATGCGGGTGCGGTATCGTCGCTGGAAGTGCTGGAAGCCGAACGTTCGCTTGCATCGCAACAGGCCAGCCATACCCAGTTGCTGCAAGAACTGGTCGAGACGCGCACAGCATTGGCGATCCTGTTCGACGGCCCACCGGAAACGCTCGACAACCGACAGTACCAGCTTGCTGTCGCCACCGTGCCGGCGGTCGAAGCCGGACTGCCTTCAGAATTGCTGGCGCGGCGGCCGGATTTGCGGGCGGCGGAACTGCGCCTGCGCAAGACGCTGTCTGGCGCAGGCGCAGTTCGCGCCGGCTATTACCCCTCGTTCACCCTGACCGGCACGCTCGGCAGCGGCAGCAGCAGCTTGCAGAACCTGCTGCAAAATCCGCTGGCGACGCTGGCCTCCAGCCTGACTTTTCCATTCCTGCAATGGAACCAGATGCAATTGAATATCGCGGTCTCCAAGACCGACTATGAAAAGGCCTCGATCGATTTCCGCCAGACTTTTTATAAAGCCCTCGGCGACGTTGAAAACGCACTCTCCGCACGCAGCCAGTTCCAGGCGCAAGGGCTCAAGCTGGAGCAATCGCTGGCGGCGGCGAAGCGGATCGAAAACCTGTACCAGGAACGCTATCGCGCCGGTTCAGTGGCGCTCAAGATCTGGCTGGACGCGCAGGAGACCTTGCGTTCCGCCGAAATCGCAGTGGCCGACAATAATCTGAATCTGCTCAACAGCCAGGTCAAGCTGTACCAGGCCCTGGGCGGCGATATGGTCGACACCCAGGCAAGTCCAGCCAACGAGGAGCGGCCGGTTGCTTTGCGGCGCGCCGACAATCCAGCCGACGCGACGCTTCAGTAA
- a CDS encoding transcriptional regulator GcvA codes for MKRIDWTMRRLPPLTSLKAFEAAARHRNFTRAAAELFVTQAAISHQVKQLEEWLGLKLFERRGHALTLTADGKSYLPEVAEALDRLVAATERLTSNLAAGTLRITVLPSFAAKWLMPRLSRFHAAHPEIELDLVSNEESWDFSSKDFDLGIRLGNGRWPGVQADLIADEWLTPMYNQALDARTPLQKPADLAHHALLHDAPRDNWPRWLELVDAPAVDARKGASFTDASLALQAAIDGHGVLLGRLFLAADDIAAGRLLTPYPQRLKNDYSYWLAYPKASALKPRIAAFRSWLLREAEACRN; via the coding sequence TTGAAGAGAATTGACTGGACCATGCGCCGACTACCTCCCCTCACCTCCTTGAAAGCCTTCGAAGCGGCCGCCCGGCATCGCAATTTCACGCGCGCCGCCGCCGAGCTTTTCGTCACGCAGGCGGCGATCAGCCATCAGGTCAAGCAGCTGGAAGAATGGTTGGGATTGAAACTGTTCGAGCGACGCGGCCATGCATTGACGCTGACCGCGGACGGCAAATCCTATCTGCCGGAGGTGGCGGAGGCGCTCGACCGACTGGTAGCGGCGACTGAGCGCTTGACCAGCAATTTAGCGGCCGGCACTTTGCGCATCACGGTGTTGCCGTCCTTCGCCGCAAAATGGCTGATGCCGCGACTAAGCCGGTTTCACGCCGCCCATCCGGAGATCGAGCTGGATCTGGTCAGCAATGAGGAGAGTTGGGATTTTTCAAGCAAGGATTTCGATCTCGGCATTCGTCTTGGCAACGGCCGCTGGCCCGGTGTGCAAGCCGATCTGATCGCCGATGAGTGGCTGACACCGATGTACAACCAGGCGCTGGATGCGCGCACACCGTTGCAGAAGCCTGCCGACCTGGCGCACCACGCGCTGCTACATGATGCACCGCGCGACAACTGGCCGCGCTGGCTGGAATTGGTCGATGCTCCTGCGGTGGATGCACGCAAAGGCGCCAGCTTTACCGACGCCAGCCTAGCGCTGCAAGCCGCCATCGATGGCCACGGGGTGCTGCTGGGCCGGCTGTTTCTGGCCGCCGACGATATCGCCGCCGGCCGCCTGTTGACGCCCTATCCGCAACGCCTGAAAAACGATTACTCCTATTGGCTCGCCTATCCCAAGGCATCGGCGCTGAAACCAAGAATCGCGGCGTTCCGCTCCTGGTTGCTGAGGGAAGCGGAAGCCTGCCGCAACTGA
- a CDS encoding LysE family translocator — protein MIAWETCLLLLGFVVPMVISPGPGNTVLAAAGARYGLRGSRSFWIGFEAANLFWCLIYGMGLSEVFRLHPLLNQTMKWAGTAYLLYLAYGFLQSAPLPAGKEVKRLNAVDGFVSVSLNLKIHSMILVMFSQFMNPAMPLFDQVLQISSVFMLVCVACHFPWIFAGKIIFSRIRTARAMQVQGYVFAACMLLVALFVALS, from the coding sequence ATGATAGCTTGGGAGACTTGCTTGCTGCTGCTGGGATTTGTAGTGCCGATGGTCATCAGCCCCGGTCCTGGCAATACGGTGCTGGCGGCTGCCGGCGCCAGGTACGGCTTGCGCGGCAGCCGGTCGTTCTGGATCGGATTCGAAGCGGCGAACCTGTTCTGGTGCCTGATCTACGGCATGGGCCTGAGCGAGGTTTTCCGGCTGCATCCGCTTCTGAACCAGACAATGAAATGGGCTGGAACGGCGTACCTCCTTTACCTGGCCTACGGATTTTTGCAGTCGGCGCCGCTCCCGGCCGGAAAGGAGGTAAAGCGGCTGAACGCCGTCGATGGCTTTGTCTCGGTATCGCTGAACCTGAAGATTCATTCGATGATCCTGGTGATGTTTTCCCAGTTCATGAATCCGGCCATGCCGCTATTCGATCAGGTGCTGCAAATTTCCAGTGTGTTCATGCTGGTCTGCGTGGCTTGCCATTTTCCCTGGATTTTTGCGGGAAAGATCATTTTCAGCCGGATCAGGACTGCGCGGGCAATGCAGGTGCAAGGTTATGTGTTTGCTGCTTGCATGCTGCTGGTTGCGTTGTTCGTTGCGCTGTCTTAG
- a CDS encoding MacB family efflux pump subunit, with protein sequence MMPALLELNGLYRRFPSGEETVTVLNNINLKINAGEMVALVGPSGSGKSTLMNILGCLDRPSSGSYLVAGQATGEMQPDALAQLRREHFGFIFQRYHLLPDLDALSNVEIPAIYAGKPAAVRRQRSLDLLARLGLAKRSHHRPSQLSGGQQQRVSIARSLMNGGQVILADEPTGALDSHSGQEVIKILQELHAEGHTVIIVTHDMHVAEYAQRIIEISDGEIIADRLRSDSSTEVSTSDSAPAAASAISTISPPQITLAPESSWRATAASLLEACRMASLAMRSHRLRSFLTMLGIIIGIASVVSVVALGEGSRRQILKDISFLGTNTITIYPGKGWGDEKAAAVRSLMSADADVLAQQSYADSATPGVTTSATIRYRNISASATLQGVGDQHFRVHGIELAEGMSFTPASVKHQMQEVVIDHNTRQKLFGKTDNPIGQVLMLGNIPSRIIGVAKKEKNSFGGGGGSLTLWVPYTTALTRIIGQSYLQSISVRVSDSASPAAAERSIAKLLTQRHGSKDFFIQNSDSIRKAIESTTAVMTLLVSTIALISLVVGGIGVMNIMLVSVTERIQEIGVRMAVGARQGDIMRQFLIEAVLVCLLGGILGIALALGIGALFSSIVGADGSFQMHYSLTSIVVACTCSTLIGIIFGFLPARNAARLDPVEALARE encoded by the coding sequence ATGATGCCTGCCTTGCTAGAACTGAACGGCCTGTACCGGCGATTCCCGTCGGGAGAAGAAACCGTCACCGTCCTCAACAATATCAACCTGAAAATCAACGCTGGTGAAATGGTGGCGCTGGTCGGCCCCTCCGGCTCGGGTAAATCGACGCTGATGAATATCCTCGGCTGCCTCGACCGCCCCAGCAGCGGAAGTTATCTCGTCGCCGGCCAGGCCACCGGCGAGATGCAGCCGGACGCGTTGGCGCAACTGCGGCGCGAGCATTTCGGCTTCATTTTCCAGCGCTATCATTTACTGCCGGATCTGGACGCCCTGAGCAATGTCGAAATCCCGGCGATCTATGCCGGCAAGCCGGCCGCTGTGCGCAGACAGCGCTCACTCGATTTGCTGGCGCGACTGGGCCTGGCCAAGCGCAGCCACCACCGGCCCAGCCAGTTGTCCGGCGGCCAGCAGCAACGCGTCAGCATCGCCCGTTCGCTAATGAATGGCGGCCAGGTGATACTGGCTGATGAACCGACCGGCGCCCTCGACAGCCACAGCGGCCAGGAAGTCATCAAGATCTTGCAGGAGCTGCACGCCGAGGGCCATACCGTGATCATCGTCACGCATGACATGCACGTGGCAGAATATGCCCAGCGCATCATCGAGATCAGCGACGGCGAGATCATTGCCGACCGCCTACGCAGCGACAGCAGTACAGAGGTCTCCACGTCCGATTCAGCACCGGCCGCCGCCAGCGCCATAAGCACTATCAGTCCGCCGCAAATAACCCTGGCGCCGGAGTCTTCGTGGCGCGCCACCGCCGCAAGCCTGCTCGAAGCCTGCCGCATGGCTTCGCTGGCCATGCGCTCGCACCGGCTGCGCAGCTTCCTCACCATGCTCGGCATTATCATCGGCATCGCTTCCGTGGTGTCCGTGGTGGCGCTGGGCGAGGGTTCGCGCCGGCAGATTCTCAAGGACATCAGCTTCCTCGGCACCAACACCATCACGATCTATCCCGGCAAGGGCTGGGGCGATGAAAAAGCAGCCGCCGTGCGCTCGCTGATGTCCGCCGACGCCGACGTTCTGGCGCAGCAAAGCTATGCCGATAGTGCGACCCCTGGCGTCACCACGTCGGCCACGATACGCTATCGCAACATTTCCGCCAGCGCCACGCTGCAGGGCGTCGGCGATCAGCATTTCCGCGTGCACGGCATAGAACTCGCGGAAGGCATGTCGTTCACTCCTGCCAGCGTCAAACACCAGATGCAAGAAGTGGTGATCGACCACAATACCCGCCAAAAACTGTTCGGCAAGACAGATAACCCCATCGGGCAAGTCCTGATGCTAGGGAACATTCCCAGCCGCATTATCGGGGTCGCCAAGAAGGAAAAGAATTCCTTTGGCGGTGGCGGCGGCAGCCTGACCTTGTGGGTGCCCTATACCACCGCCCTGACCCGTATCATCGGCCAGTCCTATCTGCAATCGATCTCCGTGCGCGTCAGCGATAGCGCCTCGCCGGCGGCAGCCGAGCGCAGCATCGCCAAACTGCTCACCCAGCGCCATGGCAGCAAGGATTTCTTTATCCAGAACAGCGACAGTATCCGCAAGGCCATTGAATCAACCACTGCCGTCATGACCCTGCTGGTGTCGACGATTGCGCTGATCTCGCTGGTGGTGGGCGGCATCGGCGTGATGAATATCATGCTGGTGTCCGTGACCGAGCGGATCCAGGAAATCGGCGTACGAATGGCGGTCGGCGCGCGCCAGGGCGACATCATGCGGCAGTTCCTGATCGAAGCGGTCTTGGTCTGCCTGCTCGGCGGCATACTCGGGATTGCGCTGGCGCTCGGTATCGGCGCGCTATTCTCCAGCATCGTCGGCGCCGACGGCAGTTTCCAGATGCATTACTCGCTCACCTCCATCGTAGTGGCTTGCACATGTTCAACCTTGATCGGCATCATCTTCGGTTTCCTCCCTGCCCGCAACGCGGCGCGTCTGGATCCGGTAGAAGCCCTGGCACGAGAATGA
- a CDS encoding hybrid-cluster NAD(P)-dependent oxidoreductase yields MDANKLNRRNFWDTLPSLWNSESEDTLDCCQVRVETHDVKSFFFATPDGSAFAFQPGQFITLELEINGEPVNRCYTISSSPARPHTISITVKRVPGGPVSNWLHDNLKAGDKVRVMRPAGEFTCAAHPAEKYLFLSAGSGITPLMSMSRAHHDLSDDRDIVFIHSARTPDDIIFERELGLIAANQQNFRTRFICEQLGQRREWSGPTGMLSLAALRLMAPDFMEREIFVCGPAPYMKAVRNMLNEAGFDRVRYHEESFSFETLQQETGQAIAVNGAATANKESLASVGFEINFQKSNRQIVCGPQQHVLDAARSAGVRLASSCAQGMCGTCKVKLISGTVDMQHKGGIRQREIDQGMVLLCCSKPLSNLVVDK; encoded by the coding sequence ATGGACGCCAATAAACTGAATCGCCGGAATTTCTGGGATACGCTGCCATCGCTGTGGAACAGCGAGAGCGAGGACACGCTGGATTGCTGCCAGGTGCGTGTCGAGACGCACGACGTCAAGAGTTTTTTCTTTGCTACACCGGATGGCAGCGCGTTTGCTTTTCAGCCTGGCCAGTTCATCACGCTGGAGTTGGAAATCAATGGCGAGCCGGTCAATCGCTGCTATACAATTTCGTCGTCGCCTGCGCGGCCGCATACGATCTCGATCACAGTCAAGCGGGTTCCCGGCGGGCCGGTATCGAACTGGCTGCATGATAATCTGAAAGCCGGCGACAAAGTCAGAGTAATGCGCCCCGCCGGCGAATTCACCTGCGCAGCGCATCCGGCGGAAAAATATCTGTTCCTGTCAGCCGGATCCGGCATCACGCCGTTGATGTCGATGTCGCGCGCCCATCATGACCTCTCCGATGACCGAGACATCGTCTTCATCCACAGCGCACGCACGCCGGATGACATCATCTTCGAGCGCGAACTCGGCCTGATCGCTGCCAACCAGCAGAATTTCCGCACGCGCTTCATCTGCGAGCAGCTGGGCCAGCGCCGCGAGTGGTCGGGGCCAACCGGCATGTTGTCGCTGGCTGCGCTCAGATTGATGGCGCCGGATTTCATGGAACGAGAAATTTTTGTATGCGGCCCCGCGCCCTACATGAAAGCGGTACGCAACATGCTGAACGAAGCAGGCTTCGATCGCGTCCGCTATCACGAAGAAAGTTTTTCCTTCGAGACTTTGCAGCAAGAGACAGGGCAGGCTATCGCGGTAAACGGCGCGGCAACGGCTAATAAAGAATCACTGGCATCGGTCGGCTTCGAAATCAACTTCCAGAAAAGCAACCGTCAAATCGTCTGCGGTCCGCAGCAACATGTGCTCGACGCAGCCCGCAGCGCAGGGGTAAGACTGGCATCGTCTTGCGCTCAAGGCATGTGCGGCACCTGCAAGGTAAAGCTGATTTCCGGTACGGTAGACATGCAACACAAAGGCGGTATCCGCCAACGGGAGATTGACCAGGGCATGGTGCTCCTGTGCTGCAGCAAACCGCTGAGCAATTTGGTGGTGGACAAATAG
- a CDS encoding efflux RND transporter periplasmic adaptor subunit: protein MRSLKKKSIVYLVSAALLLLFVFGLYRHFFSGGKETDYLTATVAKSDIQDTVLASGSLEALQQVSVGAQASGQVKSLRVSLGQDVKKGQLVAEIDSLTQQNALQNAESALTQVRAQLRSKQAALVQAQLNFTRQQRLLAGDAGSRENYETAQATLQSTQADIDSLNAQIEQAKITVSTAMLNLGYTKITAPMDGKVVSIVTKEGQTVNSAQLAPTIIILAELRTMTVKALVSEADVIRVKPQLPVFFTILGDPDHRYHGTLRTVEPAPDSISSDGSDNKSKSNAAAAPVYYNALFDVPNPDNKLRISMTAQVSIVLNEAKNALVIPSTALGERSKDGRYQVKVLQTKDGKQTVATRQVRIGINNIQAQVLDGLQAGEKVVVGEAGAAPAEDQAVMVAG, encoded by the coding sequence ATGCGTTCATTGAAAAAAAAATCCATCGTTTACCTGGTGTCCGCAGCCTTGCTCCTGCTGTTCGTTTTTGGACTCTATCGCCATTTTTTCTCAGGCGGCAAGGAAACCGACTATCTCACCGCAACGGTCGCCAAGAGCGATATTCAGGATACTGTGCTAGCCAGCGGCTCGCTGGAAGCCTTGCAGCAAGTGAGTGTGGGCGCGCAAGCATCCGGCCAGGTAAAATCGTTGAGAGTTTCCCTTGGACAAGATGTTAAAAAGGGCCAGTTAGTGGCCGAGATCGATTCGCTGACGCAACAGAACGCCTTGCAAAACGCCGAGTCCGCACTGACGCAGGTGCGCGCCCAGTTACGCTCGAAACAAGCGGCGCTGGTCCAGGCCCAGCTCAACTTCACGCGCCAGCAACGGTTGCTGGCAGGCGACGCCGGTTCACGCGAGAATTATGAAACCGCGCAAGCGACGCTGCAATCGACGCAAGCCGACATCGATTCCCTCAACGCCCAGATCGAACAAGCCAAGATCACCGTCAGCACCGCCATGCTCAATCTCGGCTACACCAAGATCACCGCGCCTATGGATGGCAAGGTTGTCTCTATCGTGACCAAGGAAGGGCAAACCGTGAATTCCGCCCAGTTGGCGCCGACCATCATCATCCTGGCCGAGTTGCGCACCATGACGGTCAAGGCGCTGGTGTCGGAAGCAGACGTGATCCGCGTCAAGCCGCAACTGCCGGTATTCTTCACCATACTGGGCGATCCGGACCACCGCTACCACGGCACCCTGCGCACGGTCGAGCCGGCGCCGGATTCGATCAGCAGCGACGGCAGCGACAACAAGAGCAAAAGCAATGCCGCTGCGGCGCCGGTGTATTACAACGCCTTGTTCGATGTCCCCAATCCGGACAACAAGCTCCGTATCTCGATGACCGCGCAGGTCTCGATCGTGCTCAATGAAGCCAAGAATGCCTTGGTGATTCCATCTACCGCCCTGGGTGAACGCAGCAAGGACGGCCGCTATCAGGTCAAGGTACTGCAAACCAAGGATGGCAAACAGACAGTCGCCACGCGCCAGGTGCGGATCGGCATCAACAACATACAGGCGCAAGTACTGGACGGCTTGCAGGCAGGCGAAAAAGTGGTCGTCGGCGAAGCCGGCGCCGCTCCTGCGGAGGACCAGGCCGTCATGGTTGCGGGTTAA